Proteins from a genomic interval of Channa argus isolate prfri chromosome 11, Channa argus male v1.0, whole genome shotgun sequence:
- the LOC137135875 gene encoding rho-related BTB domain-containing protein 2-like isoform X4 — protein MELCLSRSSTNPMQHFLMLRSQLTVSDMDYERPNVETIKCVVVGDNAVGKTRLICARACNATLTQYQLLATHVPTVWAIDQYRVCQEVLERSRDVVDDVSVSLRLWDTFGDHHKDRRFAYGRSDVVVLCFSIANPNSLHHVKTMWYPEIKHFCPRAPVILVGCQLDLRYADLEAVNRARRPLARPIKSNEILPPERGREVAKELGVPYYETSVVAQFGVKDVFDNAIRAALISRRHLQFWKSHLRNVQRPLLQAPFLPPKPPPPIITVPPPPTTTEEHPVGLLEDPHCADVILVLQERQKIFAHKIYLATSSSKFYDLFIIDTLNEETERPPRGPLSGRELLMRAASFDVCESNDEGDRANLRACTSDGTLKDSEGGRRSRVLSSWSRAFVSIQEELVDDPLTYTPRPMTVVHMDHSMQIGPFRAVLRYLYTGQLDENEKELMHIAHIAELLEVFDLRMMVANILNNEAFMNQEITKAFHVRRTNRVKECLAKGTFSDVIFKLDDGTIMAHKPLLISSCDWMAAMFGGPFVESCTKEVLFPNTTRSCMRAVLEYLYTGRFCSRSDLDAMELIVLANRLCLPHLVALTELYTVTVLTEAAMMGADTDGDVLVYLDIAQFHGAQQLTGWCLHHICTNYNSVCRKFPRDMKAKSAENQEYFEKHRWPPVWYLKEDDHYQRARKERDKEDYLYQRRQCKRKWLFWNLPSSPNSNSPSSGSSAVI, from the exons ATGGAGCTCTGCTTATCTCGTTCATCGACCAACCCGATGCAGCACTTCCTTATGTTGCG GTCCCAGTTGACAGTTTCTGATATGGACTATGAGAGGCCAAACGTTGAAACTATCAAGTGTGTGGTGGTTGGAGACAATGCAGTTGGAAAGACCCGCCTTATCTGTGCCCGGGCCTGCAATGCCACACTCACTCAGTACCAGTTACTTGCTACACATGTGCCCACAGTTTGGGCGATTGACCAGTACCGAGTATGCCAGGAG GTATTAGAGCGCTCCAGAGATGTAGTGGATGATGTCAGTGTGTCCCTTCGGCTCTGGGATACTTTCGGGGACCATCATAAGGATCGACGGTTTGCATATGGCAG ATCTGATGTGGTGGTACTGTGCTTCTCAATTGCCAATCCCAACTCTTTGCACCATGTAAAGACAATGTGGTACCCAGAGATCAAGCACTTCTGCCCCCGTGCTCCTGTCATCTTGGTGGGCTGTCAGCTGGACTTAAGATATGCAGACTTGGAAGCAGTAAACAGGGCGAGGCGGCCTTTAGCTAG acCCATTAAATCCAATGAGATTCTTCCTCCAGAGAGAGGCCGGGAGGTCGCCAAAGAGTTGGGAGTGCCATATTATGAAACCAGTGTTGTTGCTCAGTTTGGAGTCAAGGACGTCTTTGACAATGCTATCCGAGCTGCACTGATCTCTCGCCGCCACCTTCAGTTTTGGAAATCTCACCTCAGAAATGTGCAGCGACCTCTTCTTCAGGCACCCTTCCTACCACCAAAACCTCCCCCACCTATAATCACTGTGCCTCCTCCACCAACCACGACAGAGGAGCATCCAGTCGGTCTTTTAGAGGACCCACACTGTGCTGATGTCATCTTGGTCCTGCAGGAGCGACAGAAAATCTTTGCACACAAGATATACTTGGCGACATCCTCTTCAAAGTTCTATGACCTCTTCATCATCGACACACTAAATGAGGAGACGGAAAGGCCCCCTCGTGGCCCCCTATCCGGGCGAGAGCTGCTGATGCGTGCTGCTAGCTTTGATGTTTGTGAAAGCAACGATGAGGGCGACAGGGCCAACCTGAGGGCCTGTACTAGTGATGGGACGTTAAAAGACTCTGAGGGAGGCCGACGGAGCAGGGTACTTTCCTCATGGAGCCGAGCCTTTGTCAGCATCCAGGAGGAGCTGGTAGATGACCCTCTAACATATACCCCCAGGCCCATGACCGTGGTACACATGGACCATTCCATGCAGATTGGACCTTTCCGGGCGGTACTTCGTTACCTGTACACGGGTCAGCTAGACGAGAATGAGAAAGAGCTAATGCACATTGCACACATTGCTGAGCTGCTGGAGGTCTTTGACCTGCGGATGATGGTGGCAAACATACTCAACAATGAAGCCTTCATGAACCAAGAAATCACCAAAGCCTTCCATGTACGGCGCACAAACAGAGTCAAAGAGTGCTTGGCCAAAGGCACTTTTTCTG ATGTAATATTCAAGCTAGATGATGGGACGATCATGGCCCACAAGCCTTTACTCATCTCTAGTTGTGACTGGATGGCGGCTATGTTCGGTGGGCCTTTTGTGGAAAGCTGCACCAAGGAG GTGCTGTTTCCCAACACAACGCGCAGTTGTATGAGGGCTGTGCTAGAATATCTCTATACGGGGCGATTTTGTTCTCGATCTGACCTGGATGCGATGGAGCTTATTGTTCTCGCCAATCGTCTTTGCCTCCCCCACCTGGTTGCACTTACAG AACTCTACACGGTAACCGTTTTGACAGAGGCAGCGATGATGGGGGCTGACACTGATGGAGATGTGCTAGTTTACTTGGATATTGCTCAG TTCCACGGTGCCCAGCAGCTCACTGGCTGGTGTCTTCACCACATCTGCACCAACTACAACAGCGTCTGCCGGAAGTTTCCCCGAGACATGAAGGCCAAATCTGCAG AGAACCAAGAATACTTTGAGAAACATCGCTGGCCACCTGTGTGGTACCTCAAAGAGGATGACCACTACCAAAGAGCAAGAAAAGAGCGTGATAAGGAGGACTACCTATACCAGAGACGGCAATGTAAACGCAAGTGGCTGTTCTGGAACCTCCCTTCCTCCCCTAACTCAAACTCTCCCTCTTCTGGTTCATCCGCTGTCATCTGA
- the LOC137135875 gene encoding rho-related BTB domain-containing protein 2-like isoform X3: MATEKSQDHSLMHLQAEQAVSQLTVSDMDYERPNVETIKCVVVGDNAVGKTRLICARACNATLTQYQLLATHVPTVWAIDQYRVCQEVLERSRDVVDDVSVSLRLWDTFGDHHKDRRFAYGRSDVVVLCFSIANPNSLHHVKTMWYPEIKHFCPRAPVILVGCQLDLRYADLEAVNRARRPLARPIKSNEILPPERGREVAKELGVPYYETSVVAQFGVKDVFDNAIRAALISRRHLQFWKSHLRNVQRPLLQAPFLPPKPPPPIITVPPPPTTTEEHPVGLLEDPHCADVILVLQERQKIFAHKIYLATSSSKFYDLFIIDTLNEETERPPRGPLSGRELLMRAASFDVCESNDEGDRANLRACTSDGTLKDSEGGRRSRVLSSWSRAFVSIQEELVDDPLTYTPRPMTVVHMDHSMQIGPFRAVLRYLYTGQLDENEKELMHIAHIAELLEVFDLRMMVANILNNEAFMNQEITKAFHVRRTNRVKECLAKGTFSDVIFKLDDGTIMAHKPLLISSCDWMAAMFGGPFVESCTKEVLFPNTTRSCMRAVLEYLYTGRFCSRSDLDAMELIVLANRLCLPHLVALTELYTVTVLTEAAMMGADTDGDVLVYLDIAQFHGAQQLTGWCLHHICTNYNSVCRKFPRDMKAKSAENQEYFEKHRWPPVWYLKEDDHYQRARKERDKEDYLYQRRQCKRKWLFWNLPSSPNSNSPSSGSSAVI; this comes from the exons ATGGCTACAGAGAAGTCACAAGACCATTCATTGATGCATCTGCAGGCAGAACAAGCAGT GTCCCAGTTGACAGTTTCTGATATGGACTATGAGAGGCCAAACGTTGAAACTATCAAGTGTGTGGTGGTTGGAGACAATGCAGTTGGAAAGACCCGCCTTATCTGTGCCCGGGCCTGCAATGCCACACTCACTCAGTACCAGTTACTTGCTACACATGTGCCCACAGTTTGGGCGATTGACCAGTACCGAGTATGCCAGGAG GTATTAGAGCGCTCCAGAGATGTAGTGGATGATGTCAGTGTGTCCCTTCGGCTCTGGGATACTTTCGGGGACCATCATAAGGATCGACGGTTTGCATATGGCAG ATCTGATGTGGTGGTACTGTGCTTCTCAATTGCCAATCCCAACTCTTTGCACCATGTAAAGACAATGTGGTACCCAGAGATCAAGCACTTCTGCCCCCGTGCTCCTGTCATCTTGGTGGGCTGTCAGCTGGACTTAAGATATGCAGACTTGGAAGCAGTAAACAGGGCGAGGCGGCCTTTAGCTAG acCCATTAAATCCAATGAGATTCTTCCTCCAGAGAGAGGCCGGGAGGTCGCCAAAGAGTTGGGAGTGCCATATTATGAAACCAGTGTTGTTGCTCAGTTTGGAGTCAAGGACGTCTTTGACAATGCTATCCGAGCTGCACTGATCTCTCGCCGCCACCTTCAGTTTTGGAAATCTCACCTCAGAAATGTGCAGCGACCTCTTCTTCAGGCACCCTTCCTACCACCAAAACCTCCCCCACCTATAATCACTGTGCCTCCTCCACCAACCACGACAGAGGAGCATCCAGTCGGTCTTTTAGAGGACCCACACTGTGCTGATGTCATCTTGGTCCTGCAGGAGCGACAGAAAATCTTTGCACACAAGATATACTTGGCGACATCCTCTTCAAAGTTCTATGACCTCTTCATCATCGACACACTAAATGAGGAGACGGAAAGGCCCCCTCGTGGCCCCCTATCCGGGCGAGAGCTGCTGATGCGTGCTGCTAGCTTTGATGTTTGTGAAAGCAACGATGAGGGCGACAGGGCCAACCTGAGGGCCTGTACTAGTGATGGGACGTTAAAAGACTCTGAGGGAGGCCGACGGAGCAGGGTACTTTCCTCATGGAGCCGAGCCTTTGTCAGCATCCAGGAGGAGCTGGTAGATGACCCTCTAACATATACCCCCAGGCCCATGACCGTGGTACACATGGACCATTCCATGCAGATTGGACCTTTCCGGGCGGTACTTCGTTACCTGTACACGGGTCAGCTAGACGAGAATGAGAAAGAGCTAATGCACATTGCACACATTGCTGAGCTGCTGGAGGTCTTTGACCTGCGGATGATGGTGGCAAACATACTCAACAATGAAGCCTTCATGAACCAAGAAATCACCAAAGCCTTCCATGTACGGCGCACAAACAGAGTCAAAGAGTGCTTGGCCAAAGGCACTTTTTCTG ATGTAATATTCAAGCTAGATGATGGGACGATCATGGCCCACAAGCCTTTACTCATCTCTAGTTGTGACTGGATGGCGGCTATGTTCGGTGGGCCTTTTGTGGAAAGCTGCACCAAGGAG GTGCTGTTTCCCAACACAACGCGCAGTTGTATGAGGGCTGTGCTAGAATATCTCTATACGGGGCGATTTTGTTCTCGATCTGACCTGGATGCGATGGAGCTTATTGTTCTCGCCAATCGTCTTTGCCTCCCCCACCTGGTTGCACTTACAG AACTCTACACGGTAACCGTTTTGACAGAGGCAGCGATGATGGGGGCTGACACTGATGGAGATGTGCTAGTTTACTTGGATATTGCTCAG TTCCACGGTGCCCAGCAGCTCACTGGCTGGTGTCTTCACCACATCTGCACCAACTACAACAGCGTCTGCCGGAAGTTTCCCCGAGACATGAAGGCCAAATCTGCAG AGAACCAAGAATACTTTGAGAAACATCGCTGGCCACCTGTGTGGTACCTCAAAGAGGATGACCACTACCAAAGAGCAAGAAAAGAGCGTGATAAGGAGGACTACCTATACCAGAGACGGCAATGTAAACGCAAGTGGCTGTTCTGGAACCTCCCTTCCTCCCCTAACTCAAACTCTCCCTCTTCTGGTTCATCCGCTGTCATCTGA
- the LOC137135875 gene encoding rho-related BTB domain-containing protein 2-like isoform X1 produces MATEKSQDHSLMHLQAEQAVSQLTVSDMDYERPNVETIKCVVVGDNAVGKTRLICARACNATLTQYQLLATHVPTVWAIDQYRVCQEVLERSRDVVDDVSVSLRLWDTFGDHHKDRRFAYGRSDVVVLCFSIANPNSLHHVKTMWYPEIKHFCPRAPVILVGCQLDLRYADLEAVNRARRPLARPIKSNEILPPERGREVAKELGVPYYETSVVAQFGVKDVFDNAIRAALISRRHLQFWKSHLRNVQRPLLQAPFLPPKPPPPIITVPPPPTTTEEHPVGLLEDPHCADVILVLQERQKIFAHKIYLATSSSKFYDLFIIDTLNEETERPPRGPLSGRELLMRAASFDVCESNDEGDRANLRACTSDGTLKDSEGGRRSRVLSSWSRAFVSIQEELVDDPLTYTPRPMTVVHMDHSMQIGPFRAVLRYLYTGQLDENEKELMHIAHIAELLEVFDLRMMVANILNNEAFMNQEITKAFHVRRTNRVKECLAKGTFSDVIFKLDDGTIMAHKPLLISSCDWMAAMFGGPFVESCTKEVLFPNTTRSCMRAVLEYLYTGRFCSRSDLDAMELIVLANRLCLPHLVALTELYTVTVLTEAAMMGADTDGDVLVYLDIAQFHGAQQLTGWCLHHICTNYNSVCRKFPRDMKAKSAVCSDAENQEYFEKHRWPPVWYLKEDDHYQRARKERDKEDYLYQRRQCKRKWLFWNLPSSPNSNSPSSGSSAVI; encoded by the exons ATGGCTACAGAGAAGTCACAAGACCATTCATTGATGCATCTGCAGGCAGAACAAGCAGT GTCCCAGTTGACAGTTTCTGATATGGACTATGAGAGGCCAAACGTTGAAACTATCAAGTGTGTGGTGGTTGGAGACAATGCAGTTGGAAAGACCCGCCTTATCTGTGCCCGGGCCTGCAATGCCACACTCACTCAGTACCAGTTACTTGCTACACATGTGCCCACAGTTTGGGCGATTGACCAGTACCGAGTATGCCAGGAG GTATTAGAGCGCTCCAGAGATGTAGTGGATGATGTCAGTGTGTCCCTTCGGCTCTGGGATACTTTCGGGGACCATCATAAGGATCGACGGTTTGCATATGGCAG ATCTGATGTGGTGGTACTGTGCTTCTCAATTGCCAATCCCAACTCTTTGCACCATGTAAAGACAATGTGGTACCCAGAGATCAAGCACTTCTGCCCCCGTGCTCCTGTCATCTTGGTGGGCTGTCAGCTGGACTTAAGATATGCAGACTTGGAAGCAGTAAACAGGGCGAGGCGGCCTTTAGCTAG acCCATTAAATCCAATGAGATTCTTCCTCCAGAGAGAGGCCGGGAGGTCGCCAAAGAGTTGGGAGTGCCATATTATGAAACCAGTGTTGTTGCTCAGTTTGGAGTCAAGGACGTCTTTGACAATGCTATCCGAGCTGCACTGATCTCTCGCCGCCACCTTCAGTTTTGGAAATCTCACCTCAGAAATGTGCAGCGACCTCTTCTTCAGGCACCCTTCCTACCACCAAAACCTCCCCCACCTATAATCACTGTGCCTCCTCCACCAACCACGACAGAGGAGCATCCAGTCGGTCTTTTAGAGGACCCACACTGTGCTGATGTCATCTTGGTCCTGCAGGAGCGACAGAAAATCTTTGCACACAAGATATACTTGGCGACATCCTCTTCAAAGTTCTATGACCTCTTCATCATCGACACACTAAATGAGGAGACGGAAAGGCCCCCTCGTGGCCCCCTATCCGGGCGAGAGCTGCTGATGCGTGCTGCTAGCTTTGATGTTTGTGAAAGCAACGATGAGGGCGACAGGGCCAACCTGAGGGCCTGTACTAGTGATGGGACGTTAAAAGACTCTGAGGGAGGCCGACGGAGCAGGGTACTTTCCTCATGGAGCCGAGCCTTTGTCAGCATCCAGGAGGAGCTGGTAGATGACCCTCTAACATATACCCCCAGGCCCATGACCGTGGTACACATGGACCATTCCATGCAGATTGGACCTTTCCGGGCGGTACTTCGTTACCTGTACACGGGTCAGCTAGACGAGAATGAGAAAGAGCTAATGCACATTGCACACATTGCTGAGCTGCTGGAGGTCTTTGACCTGCGGATGATGGTGGCAAACATACTCAACAATGAAGCCTTCATGAACCAAGAAATCACCAAAGCCTTCCATGTACGGCGCACAAACAGAGTCAAAGAGTGCTTGGCCAAAGGCACTTTTTCTG ATGTAATATTCAAGCTAGATGATGGGACGATCATGGCCCACAAGCCTTTACTCATCTCTAGTTGTGACTGGATGGCGGCTATGTTCGGTGGGCCTTTTGTGGAAAGCTGCACCAAGGAG GTGCTGTTTCCCAACACAACGCGCAGTTGTATGAGGGCTGTGCTAGAATATCTCTATACGGGGCGATTTTGTTCTCGATCTGACCTGGATGCGATGGAGCTTATTGTTCTCGCCAATCGTCTTTGCCTCCCCCACCTGGTTGCACTTACAG AACTCTACACGGTAACCGTTTTGACAGAGGCAGCGATGATGGGGGCTGACACTGATGGAGATGTGCTAGTTTACTTGGATATTGCTCAG TTCCACGGTGCCCAGCAGCTCACTGGCTGGTGTCTTCACCACATCTGCACCAACTACAACAGCGTCTGCCGGAAGTTTCCCCGAGACATGAAGGCCAAATCTGCAG tttgttCTGATGCAGAGAACCAAGAATACTTTGAGAAACATCGCTGGCCACCTGTGTGGTACCTCAAAGAGGATGACCACTACCAAAGAGCAAGAAAAGAGCGTGATAAGGAGGACTACCTATACCAGAGACGGCAATGTAAACGCAAGTGGCTGTTCTGGAACCTCCCTTCCTCCCCTAACTCAAACTCTCCCTCTTCTGGTTCATCCGCTGTCATCTGA
- the LOC137135875 gene encoding rho-related BTB domain-containing protein 2-like isoform X2 yields MELCLSRSSTNPMQHFLMLRSQLTVSDMDYERPNVETIKCVVVGDNAVGKTRLICARACNATLTQYQLLATHVPTVWAIDQYRVCQEVLERSRDVVDDVSVSLRLWDTFGDHHKDRRFAYGRSDVVVLCFSIANPNSLHHVKTMWYPEIKHFCPRAPVILVGCQLDLRYADLEAVNRARRPLARPIKSNEILPPERGREVAKELGVPYYETSVVAQFGVKDVFDNAIRAALISRRHLQFWKSHLRNVQRPLLQAPFLPPKPPPPIITVPPPPTTTEEHPVGLLEDPHCADVILVLQERQKIFAHKIYLATSSSKFYDLFIIDTLNEETERPPRGPLSGRELLMRAASFDVCESNDEGDRANLRACTSDGTLKDSEGGRRSRVLSSWSRAFVSIQEELVDDPLTYTPRPMTVVHMDHSMQIGPFRAVLRYLYTGQLDENEKELMHIAHIAELLEVFDLRMMVANILNNEAFMNQEITKAFHVRRTNRVKECLAKGTFSDVIFKLDDGTIMAHKPLLISSCDWMAAMFGGPFVESCTKEVLFPNTTRSCMRAVLEYLYTGRFCSRSDLDAMELIVLANRLCLPHLVALTELYTVTVLTEAAMMGADTDGDVLVYLDIAQFHGAQQLTGWCLHHICTNYNSVCRKFPRDMKAKSAVCSDAENQEYFEKHRWPPVWYLKEDDHYQRARKERDKEDYLYQRRQCKRKWLFWNLPSSPNSNSPSSGSSAVI; encoded by the exons ATGGAGCTCTGCTTATCTCGTTCATCGACCAACCCGATGCAGCACTTCCTTATGTTGCG GTCCCAGTTGACAGTTTCTGATATGGACTATGAGAGGCCAAACGTTGAAACTATCAAGTGTGTGGTGGTTGGAGACAATGCAGTTGGAAAGACCCGCCTTATCTGTGCCCGGGCCTGCAATGCCACACTCACTCAGTACCAGTTACTTGCTACACATGTGCCCACAGTTTGGGCGATTGACCAGTACCGAGTATGCCAGGAG GTATTAGAGCGCTCCAGAGATGTAGTGGATGATGTCAGTGTGTCCCTTCGGCTCTGGGATACTTTCGGGGACCATCATAAGGATCGACGGTTTGCATATGGCAG ATCTGATGTGGTGGTACTGTGCTTCTCAATTGCCAATCCCAACTCTTTGCACCATGTAAAGACAATGTGGTACCCAGAGATCAAGCACTTCTGCCCCCGTGCTCCTGTCATCTTGGTGGGCTGTCAGCTGGACTTAAGATATGCAGACTTGGAAGCAGTAAACAGGGCGAGGCGGCCTTTAGCTAG acCCATTAAATCCAATGAGATTCTTCCTCCAGAGAGAGGCCGGGAGGTCGCCAAAGAGTTGGGAGTGCCATATTATGAAACCAGTGTTGTTGCTCAGTTTGGAGTCAAGGACGTCTTTGACAATGCTATCCGAGCTGCACTGATCTCTCGCCGCCACCTTCAGTTTTGGAAATCTCACCTCAGAAATGTGCAGCGACCTCTTCTTCAGGCACCCTTCCTACCACCAAAACCTCCCCCACCTATAATCACTGTGCCTCCTCCACCAACCACGACAGAGGAGCATCCAGTCGGTCTTTTAGAGGACCCACACTGTGCTGATGTCATCTTGGTCCTGCAGGAGCGACAGAAAATCTTTGCACACAAGATATACTTGGCGACATCCTCTTCAAAGTTCTATGACCTCTTCATCATCGACACACTAAATGAGGAGACGGAAAGGCCCCCTCGTGGCCCCCTATCCGGGCGAGAGCTGCTGATGCGTGCTGCTAGCTTTGATGTTTGTGAAAGCAACGATGAGGGCGACAGGGCCAACCTGAGGGCCTGTACTAGTGATGGGACGTTAAAAGACTCTGAGGGAGGCCGACGGAGCAGGGTACTTTCCTCATGGAGCCGAGCCTTTGTCAGCATCCAGGAGGAGCTGGTAGATGACCCTCTAACATATACCCCCAGGCCCATGACCGTGGTACACATGGACCATTCCATGCAGATTGGACCTTTCCGGGCGGTACTTCGTTACCTGTACACGGGTCAGCTAGACGAGAATGAGAAAGAGCTAATGCACATTGCACACATTGCTGAGCTGCTGGAGGTCTTTGACCTGCGGATGATGGTGGCAAACATACTCAACAATGAAGCCTTCATGAACCAAGAAATCACCAAAGCCTTCCATGTACGGCGCACAAACAGAGTCAAAGAGTGCTTGGCCAAAGGCACTTTTTCTG ATGTAATATTCAAGCTAGATGATGGGACGATCATGGCCCACAAGCCTTTACTCATCTCTAGTTGTGACTGGATGGCGGCTATGTTCGGTGGGCCTTTTGTGGAAAGCTGCACCAAGGAG GTGCTGTTTCCCAACACAACGCGCAGTTGTATGAGGGCTGTGCTAGAATATCTCTATACGGGGCGATTTTGTTCTCGATCTGACCTGGATGCGATGGAGCTTATTGTTCTCGCCAATCGTCTTTGCCTCCCCCACCTGGTTGCACTTACAG AACTCTACACGGTAACCGTTTTGACAGAGGCAGCGATGATGGGGGCTGACACTGATGGAGATGTGCTAGTTTACTTGGATATTGCTCAG TTCCACGGTGCCCAGCAGCTCACTGGCTGGTGTCTTCACCACATCTGCACCAACTACAACAGCGTCTGCCGGAAGTTTCCCCGAGACATGAAGGCCAAATCTGCAG tttgttCTGATGCAGAGAACCAAGAATACTTTGAGAAACATCGCTGGCCACCTGTGTGGTACCTCAAAGAGGATGACCACTACCAAAGAGCAAGAAAAGAGCGTGATAAGGAGGACTACCTATACCAGAGACGGCAATGTAAACGCAAGTGGCTGTTCTGGAACCTCCCTTCCTCCCCTAACTCAAACTCTCCCTCTTCTGGTTCATCCGCTGTCATCTGA
- the LOC137135875 gene encoding rho-related BTB domain-containing protein 2-like isoform X5, protein MDYERPNVETIKCVVVGDNAVGKTRLICARACNATLTQYQLLATHVPTVWAIDQYRVCQEVLERSRDVVDDVSVSLRLWDTFGDHHKDRRFAYGRSDVVVLCFSIANPNSLHHVKTMWYPEIKHFCPRAPVILVGCQLDLRYADLEAVNRARRPLARPIKSNEILPPERGREVAKELGVPYYETSVVAQFGVKDVFDNAIRAALISRRHLQFWKSHLRNVQRPLLQAPFLPPKPPPPIITVPPPPTTTEEHPVGLLEDPHCADVILVLQERQKIFAHKIYLATSSSKFYDLFIIDTLNEETERPPRGPLSGRELLMRAASFDVCESNDEGDRANLRACTSDGTLKDSEGGRRSRVLSSWSRAFVSIQEELVDDPLTYTPRPMTVVHMDHSMQIGPFRAVLRYLYTGQLDENEKELMHIAHIAELLEVFDLRMMVANILNNEAFMNQEITKAFHVRRTNRVKECLAKGTFSDVIFKLDDGTIMAHKPLLISSCDWMAAMFGGPFVESCTKEVLFPNTTRSCMRAVLEYLYTGRFCSRSDLDAMELIVLANRLCLPHLVALTELYTVTVLTEAAMMGADTDGDVLVYLDIAQFHGAQQLTGWCLHHICTNYNSVCRKFPRDMKAKSAVCSDAENQEYFEKHRWPPVWYLKEDDHYQRARKERDKEDYLYQRRQCKRKWLFWNLPSSPNSNSPSSGSSAVI, encoded by the exons ATGGACTATGAGAGGCCAAACGTTGAAACTATCAAGTGTGTGGTGGTTGGAGACAATGCAGTTGGAAAGACCCGCCTTATCTGTGCCCGGGCCTGCAATGCCACACTCACTCAGTACCAGTTACTTGCTACACATGTGCCCACAGTTTGGGCGATTGACCAGTACCGAGTATGCCAGGAG GTATTAGAGCGCTCCAGAGATGTAGTGGATGATGTCAGTGTGTCCCTTCGGCTCTGGGATACTTTCGGGGACCATCATAAGGATCGACGGTTTGCATATGGCAG ATCTGATGTGGTGGTACTGTGCTTCTCAATTGCCAATCCCAACTCTTTGCACCATGTAAAGACAATGTGGTACCCAGAGATCAAGCACTTCTGCCCCCGTGCTCCTGTCATCTTGGTGGGCTGTCAGCTGGACTTAAGATATGCAGACTTGGAAGCAGTAAACAGGGCGAGGCGGCCTTTAGCTAG acCCATTAAATCCAATGAGATTCTTCCTCCAGAGAGAGGCCGGGAGGTCGCCAAAGAGTTGGGAGTGCCATATTATGAAACCAGTGTTGTTGCTCAGTTTGGAGTCAAGGACGTCTTTGACAATGCTATCCGAGCTGCACTGATCTCTCGCCGCCACCTTCAGTTTTGGAAATCTCACCTCAGAAATGTGCAGCGACCTCTTCTTCAGGCACCCTTCCTACCACCAAAACCTCCCCCACCTATAATCACTGTGCCTCCTCCACCAACCACGACAGAGGAGCATCCAGTCGGTCTTTTAGAGGACCCACACTGTGCTGATGTCATCTTGGTCCTGCAGGAGCGACAGAAAATCTTTGCACACAAGATATACTTGGCGACATCCTCTTCAAAGTTCTATGACCTCTTCATCATCGACACACTAAATGAGGAGACGGAAAGGCCCCCTCGTGGCCCCCTATCCGGGCGAGAGCTGCTGATGCGTGCTGCTAGCTTTGATGTTTGTGAAAGCAACGATGAGGGCGACAGGGCCAACCTGAGGGCCTGTACTAGTGATGGGACGTTAAAAGACTCTGAGGGAGGCCGACGGAGCAGGGTACTTTCCTCATGGAGCCGAGCCTTTGTCAGCATCCAGGAGGAGCTGGTAGATGACCCTCTAACATATACCCCCAGGCCCATGACCGTGGTACACATGGACCATTCCATGCAGATTGGACCTTTCCGGGCGGTACTTCGTTACCTGTACACGGGTCAGCTAGACGAGAATGAGAAAGAGCTAATGCACATTGCACACATTGCTGAGCTGCTGGAGGTCTTTGACCTGCGGATGATGGTGGCAAACATACTCAACAATGAAGCCTTCATGAACCAAGAAATCACCAAAGCCTTCCATGTACGGCGCACAAACAGAGTCAAAGAGTGCTTGGCCAAAGGCACTTTTTCTG ATGTAATATTCAAGCTAGATGATGGGACGATCATGGCCCACAAGCCTTTACTCATCTCTAGTTGTGACTGGATGGCGGCTATGTTCGGTGGGCCTTTTGTGGAAAGCTGCACCAAGGAG GTGCTGTTTCCCAACACAACGCGCAGTTGTATGAGGGCTGTGCTAGAATATCTCTATACGGGGCGATTTTGTTCTCGATCTGACCTGGATGCGATGGAGCTTATTGTTCTCGCCAATCGTCTTTGCCTCCCCCACCTGGTTGCACTTACAG AACTCTACACGGTAACCGTTTTGACAGAGGCAGCGATGATGGGGGCTGACACTGATGGAGATGTGCTAGTTTACTTGGATATTGCTCAG TTCCACGGTGCCCAGCAGCTCACTGGCTGGTGTCTTCACCACATCTGCACCAACTACAACAGCGTCTGCCGGAAGTTTCCCCGAGACATGAAGGCCAAATCTGCAG tttgttCTGATGCAGAGAACCAAGAATACTTTGAGAAACATCGCTGGCCACCTGTGTGGTACCTCAAAGAGGATGACCACTACCAAAGAGCAAGAAAAGAGCGTGATAAGGAGGACTACCTATACCAGAGACGGCAATGTAAACGCAAGTGGCTGTTCTGGAACCTCCCTTCCTCCCCTAACTCAAACTCTCCCTCTTCTGGTTCATCCGCTGTCATCTGA